The Saccharomyces cerevisiae S288C chromosome VII, complete sequence genome includes a region encoding these proteins:
- a CDS encoding uncharacterized protein (hypothetical protein; non-essential gene; contains multiple predicted transmembrane domains): MSLKSKLTKIQKLWLYYFPCDRILAKRICKSTVNTTVAFIFCLIPKITAHLGAAPAMLPMISVIVHPGRRVGGTIHGAIYCITGLIFGLAYAIFGRFLAQRCLGSSWHELTEAQQHVLHYKRYEAGLAILAVFEVIMLFFHGWMRSVSHYYFGIVFPLFVVVHFAFMDPLNETAGTIAKAYSTPFYLGIAMSIFWNLVLFPEWGTTYLGNTTIDAMNELHKSIDYSINFFIAVDPHNSSQLYSRDPVSLGKLLKMKSLISSKVNNCRVVLHECIYEFTYAYVSPTKLKPIISTLENLTVFINGLVNTCQLEFILLARHDNKLRPDDVAALTLPKNKEISFANAEKLLKVIDKLHPVIYSLHRTMSECMYIAKLVLAHAFDVKVSRVHSCSMFKDGNFPTFSNNANNLPNDVDIQNKINDLKQALEECKAKFKSEMLSFDIDIMSPSDEMFLLSSFLLNFRQTADSTLVIMESVKDILVKRQIQEKKGWLRGKRLWFLVLTNYETFSIWLKGDRNSVTENDTLKGTFNGNTNGFAHDTVIRRPDYEENELLSQKVSSNKNIVKDDASLDLPMTSEPKGNSSSTSDTSSSPLTLTKTTTFGTNRTSRRQGRFSFMSMLISIDKFCEVSHPHFRFGFQVAIALMLASFPMFIPKTRQWYIDYRGTWIGFVCILCLEPSVGGTFWVFFLRAVGVIFGAAWGYLSYVAAVNQTNPYLETVITVFGAIPGFYYLLGTPYVKAAIIEIISIYIVMLAAILPSQDDILTSFAKRCLAVGYGGGVALIVQVFFFPLKAREQLNEEISFVCGCISEMELLYATGLEGEQVASSMSEEKYKKIEKISKSAKEALARATAYKGLTRQEPRLKGEYTELENVFTQVIFIQKQIIERIDTISLLRKQNGSAVIEEFNSVVYPYRRQMVGSISCLMRALQEAFINKTPLPQFLPSARIAHRRLINKVRQTLRIRYPGQISNLSDKARKPNEGDYADGKDEDDDDNEGLVMKMNRRGQANTTANPHEYVLKEKFLSWNASSAASEEIIEYIEELLNLTKILVGVNEFKYGFLSRPLYEDWAAEAVTGFDNFINGKSNPMNTRRNRTPFDGTSIISEGNESLQSTNSNESQISPDSTRSYEPECPVAYEKNDNPAALNLLRIASHKAGQNADGLPKTFRNRAFSITSTSGQLSSLSRHSTLGNADPNYLNDDDESSDDDLPLALKMVLSHMKEKKD; encoded by the coding sequence ATGTCGCTTAAATCAAAGTTGACTAAGATTCAGAAGTTATGGCTGTATTATTTCCCCTGTGACAGAATCCTCGCGAAGAGAATATGTAAATCGACTGTTAATACTACGGTAGCTTTCATATTTTGCTTGATACCTAAGATAACTGCGCATTTGGGAGCAGCTCCTGCGATGCTGCCAATGATTTCTGTTATTGTTCACCCTGGAAGAAGGGTCGGGGGTACTATCCATGGTGCTATCTATTGCATAACTGGATTGATATTTGGCCTAGCTTACGCAATCTTCGGCCGGTTCCTTGCGCAGCGATGTTTAGGGAGTTCTTGGCATGAGCTAACAGAGGCACAGCAGCACGTATTGCACTATAAAAGATATGAAGCGGGATTAGCAATTTTGGCTGTTTTCGAAGTAattatgcttttttttcatggTTGGATGAGATCTGTATCACACTATTACTTTGGTATTGTTTTCCCACTTTTTGTCGTGGTTCATTTCGCATTTATGGATCCTTTGAATGAAACAGCAGGCACTATTGCTAAAGCTTATAGTACGCCTTTCTACCTGGGTATTGCAATGTCGATTTTCTGGAATCTTGTGTTGTTTCCTGAGTGGGGTACCACATATTTGGGTAATACGACTATTGATGCTATGAATGAGCTCCATAAGTCCATTGACTATTCGataaatttcttcattgcaGTTGACCCGCACAATAGTAGCCAGTTGTACAGTAGAGATCCTGTTTCGTTAGGCAAGctattgaagatgaagtCACTGATTTCTTCTAAAGTTAACAACTGTCGAGTAGTACTTCACGAGTGCATTTATGAGTTTACTTACGCTTATGTTTCGCCAACTAAACTAAAGCCAATCATATCtactttggaaaatttgacAGTCTTCATTAATGGATTAGTTAATACATGCCAATTAGAATTTATTTTATTGGCAAGACATGATAACAAGCTCAGGCCTGATGATGTCGCAGCTTTGACACTGCcaaagaacaaagaaatcaGCTTTGCAAATGCTGAGAAGTTGTTGAAAGTTATTGACAAGTTGCATCCAGTGATTTATAGTCTACACCGGACAATGAGTGAATGCATGTACATAGCAAAGTTGGTACTTGCTCATGCATTTGATGTGAAAGTTTCAAGGGTTCATTCCTGCTCAATGTTCAAAGATGGTAACTTCCCAACATTCAGTAATAACGCCAATAATCTGCCCAATGATGTTGACATCCAGAACAAGATCAATGACCTGAAGCAGGCGTTAGAAGAATGTAAAGCAAAATTCAAGTCAGAAATGTTAAgttttgatattgatattatGAGTCCTAGTGATGAAATGTTTTTGTTGTCTAGCTTTCTACTAAATTTTAGGCAAACTGCAGATTCAACTTTGGTAATTATGGAGTCCGTCAAGGACATTTTAGTCAAACGTCAAATACAAGAGAAGAAGGGCTGGCTGAGAGGCAAAAGACTTTGGTTTTTAGTGTTGACCAACTACGAGACATTTTCTATCTGGTTAAAAGGCGATAGGAACTCAGTGACTGAAAATGATACATTAAAGGGTACGTTCAATGGTAATACTAATGGTTTTGCTCATGACACAGTTATTAGAAGGCCTGATTATGAAGAGAATGAACTTTTATCtcaaaaagtttcatcGAATAAGAACATTGTAAAAGATGATGCATCGCTAGATCTGCCAATGACAAGTGAACCCAAAGGAAATTCATCTTCTACCTCTGACACTTCTTCGTCGCCATTAACGTTAACGAAAACAACTACGTTCGGAACTAATAGAACTTCCAGGAGGCAAGgcagattttcttttatgtCCATGCTTATTTCAATTGATAAGTTTTGTGAAGTGTCACATCCTCACTTTAGATTTGGATTTCAGGTAGCCATTGCATTAATGCTGGCTTCATTTCCGATGTTTATTCCAAAGACAAGGCAGTGGTACATAGACTATCGTGGTACCTGGATTGGTTTCGTGTGCATACTTTGTTTGGAACCTTCCGTAGGAGGTACGTTCTGGGTCTTCTTTTTGCGTGCTGTGGGGGTTATTTTTGGAGCAGCCTGGGGTTATCTTTCCTATGTTGCTGCTGTCAACCAAACCAATCCATATTTGGAGACAGTCATCACAGTTTTTGGAGCCATTCCTGGGTTTTACTATTTATTAGGCACACCCTATGTGAAGGCTGCaattattgaaattattaGTATTTATATTGTTATGCTTGCAGCAATACTTCCCTCCCAAGATGATATATTGACTAGTTTCGCCAAGAGATGTTTAGCTGTCGGCTATGGTGGAGGGGTAGCATTAATAGTTCaagtctttttctttccattgAAGGCACGGGAACAATTAAATGAAGAGATTTCTTTTGTCTGTGGCTGTATATCGGAAATGGAACTTCTCTACGCCACCGGACTGGAAGGAGAGCAAGTCGCAAGTAGTATGAGTGAAGagaaatacaaaaaaatcgaaaAGATATCAAAAAGTGCTAAAGAGGCGTTAGCCCGTGCTACGGCCTATAAAGGACTAACCAGACAAGAGCCGAGATTAAAGGGTGAATATACCGAGTTGGAAAATGTTTTCACTCAAGTTATATTTATTCAGAAGCAAATAATAGAGAGGATAGATACAATTTCCTTGCTGAGAAAGCAAAATGGAAGTGCGgttattgaagaatttaaCAGTGTTGTATATCCATATCGACGCCAAATGGTTGGAAGTATTTCTTGCCTAATGAGAGCACTTCAAGAGGCATTTATAAATAAGACCCCGTTACCGCAATTTTTGCCCAGCGCAAGAATTGCACATAGAAGGCTGATTAATAAAGTGCGCCAAACTCTGCGAATAAGATATCCTGGGcagatttcaaatttaagTGATAAAGCAAGAAAGCCAAATGAAGGAGATTACGCTGACGGcaaggatgaagatgacgatgataACGAAGGTTtggtaatgaaaatgaatagaAGGGGACAGGCCAACACAACAGCTAATCCTCATGAATAtgttttaaaagaaaaatttttaagttGGAACGCATCTAGTGCTGCATCGGAAGAAATAATTGAGTATATTGAAGAGCTGTTGAATTTAACTAAAATTCTGGTCGGTGTAAATGAGTTTAAATACGGGTTTTTATCGCGTCCACTTTACGAGGACTGGGCTGCAGAGGCAGTAACAGGAtttgataatttcattAACGGGAAAAGCAATCCTATGAATACACGGCGCAATCGGACCCCATTTGATGGTACTTCCATCATTTCCGAAGGAAATGAAAGTTTACAAAGTACAAATTCTAATGAATCTCAAATTTCTCCTGATTCCACAAGAAGTTATGAGCCGGAATGTCCAGTGGCAtacgaaaaaaatgataatcCGGCAGCGTTGAATTTATTACGGATTGCTTCTCATAAAGCAGGCCAAAACGCGGATGGCTTACCAAAGACATTTAGAAATAGAGCATTTTCCATTACTTCTACCTCCGGCCAACTTTCAAGCTTAAGCAGACACAGCACCCTTGGTAATGCGGATCCTAATTATCTGaacgatgatgatgaaagctctgatgatgatttgCCATTAGCTTTGAAAATGGTGCTAAGTCAcatgaaagaaaagaaggactaa
- the FLC3 gene encoding putative flavin adenine dinucleotide transporter (Putative FAD transporter, similar to Flc1p and Flc2p; localized to the ER; FLC3 has a paralog, FLC1, that arose from the whole genome duplication) translates to MRFLQVYKSSALIGLIILLASKVNLAEAKRKLVATSLVTCMENSQLSANSFDVVFNPDDRSLHYDLDMSTQIDSYIFADIDVYAYGFKIITKNVDLCSINWKQFCPVHPGNIQIDSIEYISSEYVNEIPGIAYQVPDIDAYARVKITNNVSEYLACIQIYFSNGKTVSQIGVKWATAVVAGIGLLLSAILSTFGNSTAASHISANTMSLFLYFQSVVVVAMQHVHRVPPIAAAWAENLVWSMGLIRISFMQRIFRWYVQSTGGTPSLYLTSTSMSVLAQRSWQYLMELPLIKRATNVLYGNANTLIFRGIKRLGYKMGIENTSIVCTGFTFFVLCGYVLAGFIIVFKCCVELATRLGWIQKARFWEFRKQWRMILKGALLRYIYIGFVQLTILSFWEFTERDSPAVIVIACLFILLSCGLMLWAAWRTVFFARRSVALYNNPAALLYGDEYVLHKYGFFYTMFNANHYWWNIVLLSYIFVKSLLVGFAQASGQTQVLFMFILDLFYFVAIIYYKPYLDRPTNIMNILIATVTVVNSFLFMFFSDLFNQSYKVAAIMGWIFFIMNAAFSFILLMMILAFAGMMLFSKNPDLRFKPAKDDRTSFQRNTMKPEGTVNRSVANELLALGNVAKDHDDNSDYESNDTGVNDELKQAQDETTPTTVTSSDDNKPTFSEKILSKFSRPKNENASTDALRVEAPKQQTFPHNLTNLSRENLSTLGSKPYPGHTRSQSDAHNGLINSFEEEDTSSNTDPFHDSTEGDLLDTSSSDGGFRSQNYVRDDSINSLGNNKQPLRKPPGFFDEGFM, encoded by the coding sequence ATGAGATTTCTTCAGGTTTATAAATCATCGGCATTAATTGGACTAATAATATTGTTAGCCAGTAAAGTAAATCTTGCAGAGGCAAAAAGGAAGCTGGTAGCCACATCATTGGTCACATGTATGGAAAACTCGCAGCTGTCAGCAAATAGTTTTGACGTTGTTTTCAATCCAGACGACAGGTCATTACATTATGATCTTGATATGTCAACTCAAATTGATTCATATATTTTTGCTGATATTGATGTCTACGCATATGGTTTCAAGATCATTACTAAAAATGTCGATCTTTGTTCAATCAACTGGAAACAGTTTTGCCCGGTTCACCCAGGTAATATTCAGATCGACTCTATTGAATACATCTCCAGTGAGTACGTAAATGAAATTCCTGGTATTGCATACCAAGTCCCCGATATCGACGCATATGCCAGGGTCAAGATCACCAACAATGTGAGCGAGTACCTAGCATGTATCCAAATATACTTCTCAAACGGTAAAACAGTTTCTCAGATTGGTGTAAAATGGGCAACTGCAGTGGTAGCGGGAATTGGTCTTTTACTATCTGCCATCTTATCCACTTTTGGGAACTCTACCGCAGCCTCACATATTTCTGCCAACACAATGTCACTTTTCTTATACTTCCAATCTGTTGTCGTGGTTGCCATGCAACATGTTCATCGAGTTCCGCCTATTGCAGCCGCCTGGGCGGAAAACTTGGTTTGGTCAATGGGGTTAATTAGAATCTCATTCATGCAAAGGATTTTCCGGTGGTATGTGCAATCCACTGGTGGTACGCCTAGCTTATATCTGACTTCAACATCTATGTCTGTTTTGGCTCAAAGAAGTTGGCAATATTTGATGGAGCTCCCATTAATCAAAAGAGCTACCAATGTTTTGTATGGTAATGCAAATACATTAATTTTTAGAGGAATCAAAAGGCTAGGCTATAAAATGGGAATCGAAAATACGTCCATCGTTTGTACCGGTTTTACTTTCTTCGTCTTATGTGGATATGTGTTGGCTGGATTTATCATAGTATTCAAATGCTGTGTGGAGTTAGCCACCCGGTTAGGATGGATCCAAAAGGCAAGGTTTTGGGAATTCAGGAAACAATGGAGAATGATCTTAAAAGGTGCTCTTTTAAGATATATTTACATCGGTTTCGTTCAGTTAACAATTCTCAGTTTTTGGGAATTTACTGAAAGAGATTCACCTGCTGTTATCGTCATCGCATgcctttttattcttttgtCATGTGGGTTAATGCTTTGGGCTGCATGGAGGACTGTTTTTTTCGCAAGAAGATCTGTTGCATTGTACAACAACCCAGCAGCCTTATTGTATGGAGATGAATATGTCTTACACAAATACGGATTTTTCTATACAATGTTCAATGCCAATCATTACTGGTGGAACATTGTTCTTTTATCCTacatttttgtaaaatcaTTATTGGTTGGATTTGCTCAGGCTTCTGGTCAAACACAAGTTCTTTTCATGTTCATATTGGATTTGTTTTACTTCGTTGCTATTATCTACTATAAGCCCTATCTGGACCGTCCAACAAACataatgaatattttaattGCTACTGTTACTGTAGTTAATTCCTTTCTATTCATGTTTTTTTCGGACTTGTTTAACCAAAGCTACAAAGTGGCTGCTATTATGGGAtggatatttttcattatgaACGCTGCATTTTCGTTCATTTTACTAATGATGATATTGGCATTCGCTGGTATGATGCTTTTCTCAAAGAACCCCGATCTAAGATTTAAACCTGCTAAGGACGATAGAACTTCTTTCCAAAGGAACACTATGAAACCAGAAGGTACTGTTAATAGATCAGTAGCGAACGAGTTGCTTGCGTTGGGCAATGTGGCAAAAGACCATGACGACAATTCAGATTACGAATCAAATGATACTGGTGTGAATGATGAGCTAAAGCAAGCACAGGATGAAACCACTCCCACAACCGTAACATCAAGTGATGATAACAAGCCTACGTTTTCAGAGAAAATATTAAGTAAATTCTCTAGGCCTAAGAATGAAAACGCAAGCACAGATGCTCTGAGAGTTGAAGCTCCAAAACAACAAACGTTTCCTCACAACTTAACGAATCTTTCACGAGAAAACCTATCAACATTAGGCTCTAAACCTTATCCAGGACACACAAGATCACAGTCTGATGCGCATAATGGACTGATCAATTCCtttgaagaggaagataCAAGTTCAAATACCGATCCATTTCACGACTCCACTGAAGGAGACCTTTTAGATACCTCAAGTTCGGACGGAGGATTTAGGTCGCAAAACTATGTTCGAGATGACAGCATAAATAGTTTGGGAAACAATAAACAACCACTGAGGAAACCCCCTGGATTCTTCGATGAAGGATTTATGTGA
- a CDS encoding uncharacterized protein (hypothetical protein; has no significant sequence similarity to any known protein), whose product MYNFLEFFFFFITYTLFKSTFVQGKSSFPGHDVCKFEDQNFQTEFFLNVLKGDKLQNLKQEYEQYKKQSTLYTGFVIEKQYEYQVAPLQINNFLQVTFCKGGKPIWNHILPFQKDLDWAEPLCIPAQEDDTISQNSSVCFKFARVQKYTQRNVTLYFPNKFVGFVFVCNSSKTHPPTQNNFETIPLTPIISDDIRDYKISWSIKGRITKVVPYLHSLSIPMSKYEMLIHSDKNISNELEYKSLTSEFWKSYKNLRKFKNKEMSWINEINPMEQYDSSGNENVPNFHEKLDRTINRIAQNIERPHDALIRAIAAHNRNSNSGNITRRKYLRRKISKMLKNKIPLKN is encoded by the coding sequence ATGTACAActttttagaatttttcttcttttttataaCGTACACCTTATTTAAGAGCACTTTCGTTCAAGGAAAAAGTTCATTTCCTGGACATGATGTGTGTAAGTTCGAAGACCAAAATTTCCAGACAGAGTTCTTCTTAAATGTTCTTAAAGGTGACAAGTTACAGAACTTGAAGCAGGAGTACGAACAATACAAAAAACAAAGTACTTTGTACACAGGCTTTgtaattgaaaaacaatatgAATACCAGGTAGCGCCCTTGCAAatcaataattttcttcaagtgACCTTTTGTAAAGGAGGAAAGCCAATTTGGAATCATATTCTACCCTTTCAAAAGGATTTAGATTGGGCAGAACCACTATGCATTCCAGCCCAGGAGGATGATACTATCTCCCAAAACAGCTCAGTATGTTTCAAGTTTGCAAGGGTGCAGAAATATACACAGCGTAATGTAACCCTTTACTTTCCTAATAAATTTGTTGGATTCGTATTTGTTTGcaattcttcaaagacGCATCCCCCCACTCAgaacaattttgaaactaTTCCATTAACGCCTATTATTTCTGATGATATTAGAGATTACAAAATATCTTGGTCAATTAAAGGAAGAATCACCAAGGTGGTACCTTATCTACATTCGTTAAGTATTCCTATGTCCAAATATGAGATGCTCATCCATTCAGATAAGAACATATCAAACGAATTGGAATATAAATCCTTAACTTCGGAGTTTTGGAAGAGCTATAAAAACTTAAGAAAGtttaaaaacaaagaaatgtCTTGGATAAACGAAATAAATCCTATGGAGCAATATGATAGCTCTGGGAATGAAAATGTCCCGAATTTTCATGAAAAACTAGACCGTACAATAAATCGGATTGCGCAAAACATAGAAAGGCCTCATGATGCACTAATAAGAGCGATAGCCGCACATAATAGAAACTCTAATAGTGGAAATATTACAAGAAGGAAATATTTGAGGAGGAAGATCTCAAAgatgttaaaaaataagataCCTCTTAAGAACTGA
- the SEC27 gene encoding coatomer subunit beta' (Essential beta'-coat protein of the COPI coatomer; involved in ER-to-Golgi and Golgi-to-ER transport; contains WD40 domains that mediate cargo selective interactions; 45% sequence identity to mammalian beta'-COP), protein MKLDIKKTFSNRSDRVKGIDFHPTEPWVLTTLYSGRVELWNYETQVEVRSIQVTETPVRAGKFIARKNWIIVGSDDFRIRVFNYNTGEKVVDFEAHPDYIRSIAVHPTKPYVLSGSDDLTVKLWNWENNWALEQTFEGHEHFVMCVAFNPKDPSTFASGCLDRTVKVWSLGQSTPNFTLTTGQERGVNYVDYYPLPDKPYMITASDDLTIKIWDYQTKSCVATLEGHMSNVSFAVFHPTLPIIISGSEDGTLKIWNSSTYKVEKTLNVGLERSWCIATHPTGRKNYIASGFDNGFTVLSLGNDEPTLSLDPVGKLVWSGGKNAAASDIFTAVIRGNEEVEQDEPLSLQTKELGSVDVFPQSLAHSPNGRFVTVVGDGEYVIYTALAWRNKAFGKCQDFVWGPDSNSYALIDETGQIKYYKNFKEVTSWSVPMHSAIDRLFSGALLGVKSDGFVYFFDWDNGTLVRRIDVNAKDVIWSDNGELVMIVNTNSNGDEASGYTLLFNKDAYLEAANNGNIDDSEGVDEAFDVLYELSESITSGKWVGDVFIFTTATNRLNYFVGGKTYNLAHYTKEMYLLGYLARDNKVYLADREVHVYGYEISLEVLEFQTLTLRGEIEEAIENVLPNVEGKDSLTKIARFLEGQEYYEEALNISPDQDQKFELALKVGQLTLARDLLTDESAEMKWRALGDASLQRFNFKLAVEAFTNAHDLESLFLLHSSFNNKEGLVTLAKDAERAGKFNLAFNAYWIAGDIQGAKDLLIKSQRFSEAAFLGSTYGLGDDAVNDIVTKWKENLILNGKNTVSERVCGAEGLPGSSSSGDAQPLIDLDSTPAPEQADENKEAEVEDSEFKESNSEAVEAEKKEEEAPQQQQSEQQPEQGEAVPEPVEEES, encoded by the exons ATGAAGTTGGATATAAAG AAAACTTTTAGTAATAGATCCGATCGAGTTAAAGGTATCGATTTCCATCCTACTGAGCCATGGGTTTTGACTACCTTGTACTCTGGTCGTGTTGAGCTTTGGAATTACGAAACACAAGTTGAAGTTAGATCCATCCAAGTTACGGAAACTCCTGTTAGAGCAGGTAAATTCATTGCAAGAAAGAATTggataattgttgggagTGATGATTTCAGGATCAGAGTCTTCAACTACAATACAGGTGAAAAAGTTGTTGATTTCGAAGCTCATCCAGACTATATCCGTTCCATTGCTGTACATCCAACAAAGCCTTATGTTTTATCCGGCAGTGATGATTTGACAGTCAAACTATGGAATTGGGAAAATAACTGGGCCTTAGAACAAACTTTTGAAGGTCACGAACACTTTGTCATGTGCGTCGCATTCAATCCAAAGGATCCTAGTACGTTTGCATCTGGGTGTTTGGACCGAACCGTTAAAGTTTGGTCATTGGGACAATCGACACCAAATTTCACGTTAACCACAGGACAAGAAAGAGGTGTGAATTATGTTGATTATTACCCGCTACCTGACAAGCCTTATATGATTACTGCGTCGGACGACTTAACCATCAAAATTTGGGATTACCAAACGAAGTCATGTGTAGCCACTCTAGAAGGTCACATGTCCAATGTTTCTTTTGCTGTTTTCCATCCAACTTTACCCATTATAATTTCTGGTTCCGAAGATGGCACTTTAAAGATATGGAATTCTTCCACTTACAAGGTAGAAAAGACTTTAAACGTTGGTTTAGAAAGAAGTTGGTGTATCGCTACCCATCCAACAGGACGTAAAAACTACATTGCATCCGGGTTTGATAATGGGTTTACCGTACTTTCCTTGGGAAATGATGAACCAACTTTATCACTTGACCCTGTCGGTAAGCTAGTATGGTCAGGTGGCAAAAATGCCGCAGCTTCAGACATTTTCACTGCCGTCATAAGAGGTAACGAAGAAGTTGAACAAGATGAACCATTATCTTTACAAACTAAGGAGCTGGGTTCCGTTGATGTTTTCCCTCAATCTTTAGCCCATTCTCCAAATGGTAGGTTTGTTACAGTTGTTGGGGATGGTGAATACGTTATTTATACGGCGTTGGCTTGGAGAAACAAAGCCTTCGGTAAATGTCAAGACTTTGTTTGGGGCCCCGACTCCAATAGTTATGCTTTAATTGATGAAACTGGGCAAATTAAATACTACAAAAACTTTAAAGAAGTCACATCATGGTCTGTCCCAATGCATTCTGCTATTGATAGATTATTTTCAGGTGCCTTGTTGGGTGTGAAGTCTGATGGCTTCGTCTATTTCTTCGATTGGGACAACGGTACGCTAGTTAGAAGAATTGATGTTAATGCTAAGGATGTCATTTGGTCCGATAACGGTGAGCTGGTGATGATTGTCAACACCAATAGTAATGGTGATGAAGCAAGTGGTTACACATTATTATTCAACAAGGATGCTTACCTTGAAGCAGCAAATAATGGCAATATCGACGATTCAGAAGGTGTTGATGAGGCTTTTGACGTATTGTATGAACTAAGTGAATCCATTACATCAGGCAAATGGGTTGGTGATGTCTTTATCTTTACCACAGCAACTAACAGGCTGAACTACTTCGTAGGTGGAAAGACTTATAATTTAGCCCATTACACAAAGGAAATGTATCTATTGGGCTATCTAGCACGTGATAATAAAGTATATTTAGCTGACAGAGAGGTCCATGTTTATGGTTACGAAATATCTCTAGAGGTGCTGGAGTTCCAAACATTGACTTTAAGAGGggaaattgaagaagccATTGAAAATGTACTCCCAAATGTTGAGGGTAAGGACTCTTTAACAAAAATTGCTAGATTTCTGGAAGGTCAAGAGTATTATGAAGAAGCACTGAATATTTCCCCTGATCAAgatcaaaaatttgagcTAGCCTTAAAAGTCGGCCAACTTACGCTTGCTCGCGATTTGTTGACAGATGAAAGCGCCGAAATGAAATGGAGAGCCTTGGGTGATGCTTCCTTACAAAGGTTCAATTTTAAACTTGCTGTTGAAGCTTTCACAAATGCACATGATCTAGAATCTTTATTTCTATTGCACTCATCTTTTAATAACAAGGAGGGGTTGGTCACTTTAGCTAAAGATGCTGAAAGGGCCGGTAAATTCAATTTGGCTTTTAATGCATATTGGATCGCTGGCGATATACAAGGCGCTAAAGATCTTTTAATCAAGTCTCAAAGGTTTTCCGAAGCCGCTTTCCTTGGATCAACATACGGTTTAGGAGATGATGCAGTCAACGATATTGTTACAAAATGGAAGGAAAATTTGATACTCAACGGTAAGAATACTGTATCAGAAAGAGTTTGTGGGGCCGAAGGTTTACCAGGCTCTTCGAGTTCAGGAGATGCCCAACCACTCATTGACTTAGATTCCACTCCAGCCCCAGAACAAGCTGacgaaaacaaagaagCTGAAGTTGAGGACAGCGAGTTTAAAGAATCCAACTCAGAGGCAGTTGAAGccgaaaaaaaagaagaggaagctCCCCAGCAACAACAATCAGAACAACAGCCGGAGCAAGGAGAGGCAGTGCCGGAGCCTGTGGAAGAAGAGAGTTAA